In Halobaculum rubrum, the following are encoded in one genomic region:
- the icd gene encoding isocitrate dehydrogenase (NADP(+)) yields the protein MSYDIAERPEDGEVITLADEETGELDVPDDPIIPIIHGDGIGTDVGPAAQTVLDAAAEETGRSIAWMRVYAGASAREKYDENLPEETVEAFREFRVGIKGPLTTPVGSGFRSLNVALRKTLDLYANVRPTYYLDGVPSPVKNPEEMDMITFRENTEDVYAGIEWEAGTDEVEEVREFVEDDMGFDSTIHDGPVGIGVKPISEFGSKRLIRQAIDYAVNNDDRDSVTLVHKGNIMKFTEGAFRDWGYELAEEEYGEDVITEDQLWDEHDGEQPEGTVVVKDRIADNMLQQILTRTDEYDVIATMNLNGDYMSDAAGAQIGGLGIAPGVNYGDGMALAEPVHGSAPKYAGEDKVNPTAMILSGREMLEYLGWNDAADLVRDAVEQQISEGRVTYDLERQREGATKLATSEFAEEVVERIRDLA from the coding sequence ATGAGCTACGACATTGCCGAACGTCCCGAGGACGGCGAGGTCATCACCCTCGCCGACGAGGAAACCGGCGAACTCGACGTTCCCGACGACCCGATCATCCCGATCATCCACGGCGACGGGATCGGTACCGACGTGGGCCCCGCGGCCCAGACGGTACTGGACGCGGCCGCCGAGGAGACGGGCCGTTCCATCGCGTGGATGCGCGTATACGCCGGCGCGTCCGCCCGCGAGAAGTACGACGAGAACCTCCCCGAGGAGACCGTCGAGGCGTTCCGCGAGTTCCGCGTCGGCATCAAGGGACCGCTGACGACGCCCGTCGGATCCGGCTTCCGCTCGCTCAACGTCGCCCTGCGGAAGACGCTCGACCTGTACGCCAACGTCCGGCCGACGTACTATCTCGACGGCGTCCCGTCGCCGGTCAAGAACCCCGAGGAGATGGACATGATCACGTTCCGGGAGAACACCGAGGACGTGTACGCCGGCATCGAGTGGGAGGCCGGCACCGACGAGGTCGAGGAGGTCCGCGAGTTCGTCGAGGACGACATGGGCTTCGATTCGACCATTCACGACGGTCCGGTCGGCATCGGCGTCAAGCCCATCTCGGAGTTCGGCTCAAAGCGCCTCATCCGCCAGGCCATCGACTACGCCGTGAACAACGACGACCGCGACTCGGTCACGCTCGTCCACAAGGGGAACATCATGAAGTTCACCGAGGGCGCGTTCCGTGACTGGGGCTACGAACTGGCCGAAGAGGAGTACGGCGAGGACGTCATCACCGAGGACCAGCTGTGGGACGAGCACGACGGCGAGCAGCCCGAGGGAACCGTGGTTGTCAAAGACCGCATCGCCGACAACATGCTCCAGCAGATCCTCACGCGGACCGACGAGTACGACGTCATCGCGACGATGAACCTCAACGGCGACTACATGTCCGACGCCGCCGGCGCCCAGATCGGCGGCCTCGGCATCGCCCCCGGCGTCAACTACGGCGACGGCATGGCGCTGGCCGAGCCCGTCCACGGCTCCGCCCCCAAGTACGCCGGCGAGGACAAGGTCAACCCGACCGCGATGATCCTCTCGGGCCGCGAGATGCTCGAGTACCTCGGTTGGAACGACGCCGCTGACCTCGTCCGCGACGCCGTCGAGCAGCAGATCAGCGAGGGTCGCGTCACCTACGACCTCGAGCGGCAGCGCGAGGGCGCCACGAAGCTCGCCACCTCGGAGTTCGCCGAGGAGGTCGTCGAGCGCATCCGCGACCTCGCGTAA
- a CDS encoding aldo/keto reductase → MNCLFVGAGAVARRYAAGLADSPLSLTAVCDLDRDRAESFADAVVDGARHADDDGTDAAQLRDTPAVYSDLDAMLDAESAPIVVNLTSHAAHAQVTRTCLEAGRHVFSEKPLALDPAAADDLLALARDRDLALGCAPIAPDCDAQCHARTLLSDGRLGDVGLVYATAHVGRVTEWHERPDSFLSVGPLFDGAVYPLSVLVDWFGPVARVRSADAVDAWPEREERRPEAPAHVEATVEFVDGPVVSLRASLYADHRSREFYSLECHGDDGTLYLADAGAMAADRDAVRVRGGDRDSVSAPQPRPRRERSHLDGPERLARAVDRGDRPRASARRAAHVVAVCAAIEAEATEPETTASDGTGRAIGGIDTSGTNDRDLAAPVGVGSRSAPTVRPPGSGVPDGAALRLPPVGFGCSRYRDGEYVDRVESIGTALDAGYRLLDSAELYGNESRIGDLLASPGTPDREGLFLLGKAWNTNHSHLREACEGSLSELGVDAFDCYALHWPDAWAYQGPLRELAERPVDEQEALTFPTDDRGERATADRDLADTWRDLAALREDGLARTIGICNVDLDGLRDLVAETGIRPALVQVERHPYAPKADLVDWCHERGIRVVAHSPLSAPGLLEDSLVTAVAEEADATPAEAVLAWNVAAGVVPIPASTDPDHVVSNLAAARVELTTDQRARLDTLADPDFER, encoded by the coding sequence GTGAACTGCCTGTTCGTCGGCGCTGGCGCCGTCGCGCGTCGGTACGCCGCCGGCCTCGCGGACTCGCCGCTGTCGCTGACGGCCGTCTGTGACCTCGACCGCGACCGAGCGGAGTCGTTCGCCGACGCCGTCGTCGACGGCGCCCGCCACGCGGACGACGACGGCACCGACGCCGCCCAGCTCCGCGACACGCCCGCCGTCTATTCCGACCTCGACGCGATGCTCGACGCCGAGTCGGCCCCGATCGTCGTGAACCTCACGAGCCACGCCGCCCACGCGCAGGTGACCCGGACCTGCCTGGAGGCGGGGAGACACGTCTTCTCCGAGAAGCCGCTGGCGCTCGATCCCGCGGCGGCCGACGACCTTCTCGCGCTCGCTCGCGATCGCGACCTCGCGCTCGGTTGTGCGCCGATCGCCCCCGACTGCGACGCTCAGTGCCACGCGCGGACGCTCCTGTCGGACGGCCGCCTCGGCGACGTGGGGCTCGTATACGCGACGGCCCACGTCGGCCGCGTGACCGAGTGGCACGAGCGACCCGACTCCTTCCTCTCGGTCGGCCCGCTGTTCGACGGCGCGGTGTACCCGCTGTCGGTCCTCGTCGACTGGTTCGGCCCGGTCGCGCGGGTTCGTTCGGCGGACGCCGTCGACGCCTGGCCCGAGCGCGAGGAGCGACGGCCGGAGGCGCCCGCGCACGTCGAGGCGACCGTCGAGTTCGTCGACGGGCCGGTCGTCTCCCTGCGCGCGAGCCTGTACGCCGACCACCGCAGCCGCGAGTTCTACTCGCTGGAGTGTCACGGGGACGACGGCACCCTCTATCTGGCCGACGCCGGCGCGATGGCCGCCGACCGCGACGCGGTCCGGGTCCGCGGCGGCGACCGCGACTCGGTGTCCGCGCCGCAGCCGCGCCCGCGACGCGAGCGCTCGCACCTCGACGGCCCCGAACGGCTCGCCCGGGCGGTCGACCGCGGCGACCGTCCGCGAGCGTCGGCGCGGCGCGCGGCACACGTCGTCGCCGTCTGCGCCGCGATCGAGGCGGAGGCGACCGAACCGGAGACGACAGCTTCGGACGGGACGGGCCGTGCGATCGGCGGCATCGACACGAGCGGAACGAACGACCGCGACCTCGCCGCCCCCGTCGGTGTCGGTTCGCGATCGGCTCCGACCGTCCGACCGCCCGGCTCCGGGGTGCCCGACGGCGCCGCGCTCCGTCTGCCCCCGGTGGGATTCGGCTGCTCGCGCTACCGGGACGGCGAGTACGTCGACCGGGTCGAGTCGATCGGAACCGCGCTCGACGCGGGGTACCGCCTGCTCGACTCGGCGGAGCTGTACGGCAACGAGTCGCGGATCGGCGACCTGCTCGCGTCGCCGGGGACGCCCGATCGCGAGGGCCTGTTCCTCCTCGGGAAGGCGTGGAACACGAACCACAGCCACCTCCGGGAGGCGTGCGAGGGGTCGCTCTCGGAGCTGGGCGTCGACGCGTTCGACTGCTACGCGCTCCACTGGCCCGACGCCTGGGCGTATCAGGGACCCCTCCGCGAACTGGCCGAGCGCCCGGTCGACGAACAGGAAGCGCTGACGTTCCCGACCGACGACAGGGGGGAGCGTGCGACCGCCGACCGCGACCTCGCGGACACGTGGCGCGACCTCGCCGCGCTCCGCGAGGACGGGCTCGCCCGAACCATCGGCATCTGCAACGTCGACCTGGACGGTCTGCGTGACCTCGTCGCCGAGACGGGTATCCGGCCGGCGCTGGTGCAGGTGGAGCGGCATCCGTACGCGCCGAAGGCGGACCTCGTCGACTGGTGTCACGAGCGAGGGATCCGGGTGGTCGCACACTCGCCGCTGTCGGCGCCGGGGCTGCTGGAGGACTCCCTCGTCACCGCGGTCGCCGAGGAGGCGGACGCGACGCCCGCAGAGGCCGTCCTCGCGTGGAACGTCGCCGCCGGCGTCGTCCCCATCCCCGCAAGTACGGACCCCGACCACGTCGTCTCGAACCTCGCGGCCGCGCGAGTCGAACTGACCACCGACCAGCGCGCGCGCCTCGACACGCTCGCCGACCCCGACTTCGAACGATGA
- a CDS encoding DUF5815 family protein, giving the protein MSEPRVPGGGDDAVELPCGETRPMSVFDLGMREYDCACGASHGVVTDVNPPERFLPEFLVTTLREAVETTSEEMPEFGTPHLMGVVLEEFPERVTAVDASENPDMGYSMLWVTEFDSRRLHETIVELVIELMEHAVSHADDSTAMTQFEEKMLQFDVAEFVDQYRAERDLDADDVYV; this is encoded by the coding sequence ATGAGCGAACCGCGCGTCCCCGGAGGCGGGGACGACGCCGTCGAGTTGCCGTGCGGCGAGACGCGGCCGATGTCGGTGTTCGACCTCGGCATGCGCGAGTACGACTGCGCGTGCGGGGCGAGCCACGGCGTCGTCACCGACGTGAACCCGCCCGAGCGCTTCCTCCCGGAGTTCCTCGTGACGACGCTGCGGGAGGCCGTCGAGACGACCAGCGAGGAGATGCCCGAGTTCGGCACCCCGCACCTGATGGGCGTCGTGCTGGAGGAGTTCCCCGAACGGGTGACGGCCGTCGACGCCAGCGAGAATCCCGACATGGGGTACTCGATGCTGTGGGTGACCGAGTTCGACTCCCGGCGCCTCCACGAGACCATCGTCGAGTTGGTGATCGAGCTGATGGAGCACGCGGTGAGTCACGCCGACGACTCGACCGCGATGACGCAGTTCGAGGAGAAGATGCTGCAGTTCGACGTGGCGGAGTTCGTCGACCAGTACCGCGCGGAGCGCGACCTCGACGCCGACGACGTGTACGTCTGA
- a CDS encoding NAD(P)/FAD-dependent oxidoreductase, whose amino-acid sequence MIAIVGGGIAGLAAARRLRANGREVTVYEAGGEDALGGLARTYGTAGDDIEQFYHHLSKSEETIVELAEELGLGDRLEWLVGKNAYYVDGVVHPLDTPWQILAYPHMSVYDKFRLGMLTLEIDVRGGIPSFDTYDDLADFEDVPIRDFLLDHTSRGVYENFFEPLLDAKFGSRKDDVSAAWLLGRVKFRGERDLLRGEILGYFDGGFAPVIDALIDDVGREHIETNARVVDLDTDDVGGNLGGDGGGDGDMIGDGNAGTVSTITVEQDGETRTEAVDGVVVATMPNVLEELTGYGCDIDFQGAVCAVATMDEPLTDTYWLNIGHDAPFGALIEHTNFVPPERYGGDHLLYVASYVQSPDEWLWDASDAEVEERWLDHVEELFPNFSRDSVSQFRIARAPRAAPVYERGYLDMVVPYDLADEVADGLYYAGMASEAQYPERSLNGGVVAGYECADRILGN is encoded by the coding sequence ATGATCGCTATCGTCGGCGGCGGTATCGCGGGGTTGGCCGCCGCGCGTCGCCTGCGCGCGAACGGGCGCGAGGTGACGGTGTACGAGGCCGGCGGGGAGGACGCGCTGGGGGGACTCGCGCGCACCTACGGGACCGCGGGCGACGACATCGAGCAGTTCTACCACCACCTCTCGAAGTCCGAGGAGACGATCGTCGAGTTGGCCGAGGAACTGGGACTGGGCGACCGCCTGGAGTGGCTCGTCGGAAAGAACGCGTACTACGTCGACGGCGTCGTCCACCCGCTGGACACCCCGTGGCAGATCCTCGCGTACCCGCACATGAGCGTGTACGACAAGTTCCGCCTCGGGATGCTCACCCTCGAGATCGACGTTCGCGGCGGGATCCCCTCGTTCGACACGTACGACGACCTCGCGGACTTCGAGGACGTGCCGATCAGGGACTTCCTGCTGGATCACACCTCCCGCGGCGTCTACGAGAACTTCTTCGAGCCGCTGCTGGACGCGAAGTTCGGCTCGCGAAAGGACGACGTGAGCGCGGCGTGGCTGCTCGGTCGGGTGAAGTTCCGCGGCGAGCGCGACCTGCTTCGCGGGGAGATCCTCGGCTACTTCGACGGCGGCTTCGCGCCCGTCATCGACGCACTGATCGACGACGTAGGACGCGAGCACATCGAGACGAACGCGCGTGTCGTCGACCTCGACACCGACGATGTCGGCGGCAACCTCGGCGGCGACGGGGGAGGAGACGGGGATATGATCGGGGACGGGAACGCCGGCACTGTCTCCACGATCACCGTCGAACAGGACGGCGAGACGCGAACGGAGGCCGTCGACGGCGTCGTCGTCGCGACGATGCCGAACGTGCTGGAGGAGCTCACCGGCTACGGCTGCGACATCGACTTCCAGGGCGCCGTCTGTGCGGTCGCGACCATGGACGAGCCGCTGACGGACACCTACTGGCTCAACATCGGCCACGACGCCCCGTTCGGGGCGCTCATCGAGCACACCAACTTCGTGCCGCCAGAGCGCTACGGCGGCGACCACCTCCTGTACGTCGCAAGCTACGTCCAGTCGCCCGACGAGTGGCTCTGGGACGCGAGCGACGCGGAGGTGGAAGAGCGCTGGCTCGACCACGTCGAGGAACTGTTCCCGAACTTCTCGCGCGACTCGGTCTCACAGTTCCGCATCGCTCGCGCGCCGCGGGCGGCGCCCGTCTACGAGCGCGGCTATCTCGACATGGTCGTTCCCTACGACCTCGCGGACGAGGTCGCCGACGGGCTGTACTACGCGGGAATGGCCAGCGAGGCGCAGTACCCCGAACGGAGCCTGAACGGCGGGGTCGTCGCGGGCTACGAGTGTGCCGACCGGATCCTCGGGAACTGA
- a CDS encoding CDP-alcohol phosphatidyltransferase family protein, whose translation MIPGPVAVATVFAIALTIGAGAITAGFGSETAGAWVVPAAVVVAWESVFFFRRTGLNHPPDDPDALADEIGVANAVTLGRGLLYAGVAGFVLTGPLAGPWAWAPALLYGSGAALDAVDGALARRLGRQTVLGEKLDMGIDTLGFLVAPLAGVAWGRIPIWYLTLSVARYLFKLGRWRRGRRDLPVYDLPSSRVRRPLAGVQMAFIAVALAPVLPASVVAVIAGVVVVPSLAVFVRDYLVVAGHLGDSDDDAREPGGDGREDTGDEGPASASDVAGAGDD comes from the coding sequence ATGATCCCTGGCCCGGTCGCCGTCGCGACCGTGTTCGCGATCGCACTCACGATCGGCGCCGGAGCGATAACCGCCGGTTTCGGGTCCGAAACCGCCGGCGCGTGGGTGGTTCCGGCGGCCGTCGTCGTCGCCTGGGAGAGCGTGTTCTTCTTCCGTCGAACCGGGCTGAATCACCCGCCGGACGACCCTGACGCGCTCGCCGACGAGATCGGCGTCGCGAACGCGGTGACGCTCGGGCGGGGGCTGCTGTACGCCGGCGTCGCCGGGTTCGTCCTGACCGGGCCGCTCGCGGGACCGTGGGCGTGGGCGCCGGCGCTGTTATACGGGTCGGGCGCGGCGCTGGATGCCGTCGACGGCGCGCTCGCGCGCCGACTCGGTCGTCAGACCGTCCTCGGGGAGAAGCTGGACATGGGGATCGACACCCTCGGGTTCCTCGTCGCGCCGCTGGCGGGGGTCGCGTGGGGTCGGATCCCGATCTGGTACCTGACGCTGTCGGTCGCGCGCTACCTGTTCAAACTGGGTCGCTGGCGCCGCGGTCGGCGCGATCTTCCCGTGTACGACCTCCCGTCGAGTCGGGTCCGTCGGCCGCTGGCAGGGGTCCAGATGGCGTTCATCGCCGTCGCGCTCGCGCCCGTGCTCCCGGCCTCGGTGGTCGCCGTGATCGCCGGCGTCGTCGTCGTCCCCTCGCTCGCGGTGTTCGTGCGCGACTACCTCGTCGTCGCGGGGCACCTCGGGGACAGCGATGACGATGCCAGAGAACCCGGCGGCGACGGGAGAGAGGACACGGGCGACGAGGGGCCGGCGAGCGCGAGCGACGTGGCCGGCGCCGGCGACGACTGA
- a CDS encoding isoaspartyl peptidase/L-asparaginase, with the protein MRVICHGGAGGVPDEPEPRQAVLDDAAETGADESTVVDAVVSAVEVLEESPRFNAGYGGAVQSDGVVRTDAGIMTEEREAGAVASMPGVANAAAVARVVMEETPHVFVSGVHAVDLADDFGVEVERELLTDDGRDDYEDADPPAHDGGPQAHLEWLEEKFGGHDTVGAVAHDPGADTFAACTSTGGRTFALAGRVGDVPQIGSGFFCAPAGGASATGAGEDIAKATLTRRAVRHLEDGLDAQAAADRAIAEFGELTGSSAGVIVLDGAGAGSAYNSEGMQTSVATDE; encoded by the coding sequence ATGCGAGTCATCTGCCACGGCGGCGCCGGCGGCGTCCCCGACGAACCGGAACCCCGACAGGCGGTCCTCGACGACGCCGCCGAGACCGGCGCGGACGAGTCGACCGTCGTCGACGCGGTCGTCTCGGCGGTCGAGGTGCTGGAGGAGTCGCCGCGCTTCAACGCCGGCTACGGCGGCGCGGTCCAGTCCGACGGCGTCGTCCGAACCGACGCGGGGATCATGACCGAGGAGCGCGAGGCCGGCGCCGTCGCGTCGATGCCGGGCGTCGCGAACGCGGCCGCGGTCGCGCGCGTCGTCATGGAGGAGACGCCCCACGTGTTCGTCTCGGGCGTCCACGCGGTCGACCTCGCCGACGACTTCGGGGTCGAGGTCGAGCGCGAACTGCTGACCGACGACGGACGCGACGACTACGAGGACGCCGACCCGCCGGCGCACGACGGCGGACCGCAGGCCCACCTGGAGTGGTTAGAGGAGAAGTTCGGCGGCCACGACACGGTCGGCGCGGTCGCACACGATCCCGGGGCGGACACCTTCGCGGCGTGCACCTCCACCGGCGGGCGCACGTTCGCGCTCGCGGGCCGCGTCGGCGACGTGCCACAGATCGGCTCGGGGTTCTTCTGTGCGCCCGCGGGCGGCGCCAGCGCCACCGGCGCCGGCGAGGACATCGCGAAGGCGACGCTCACGCGACGGGCGGTCCGCCACCTGGAGGACGGGCTGGACGCGCAGGCCGCGGCCGACCGCGCGATCGCGGAGTTCGGCGAGCTGACCGGCTCCTCGGCGGGCGTCATCGTCCTCGACGGGGCGGGCGCGGGGTCGGCGTACAACTCCGAGGGGATGCAAACGAGCGTCGCGACCGACGAGTAG
- the carB gene encoding carbamoyl-phosphate synthase large subunit — protein MSQDTDGEDRTILLIGSGPIQIGQAAEFDYSGAQACRALQEEGARVVLVNSNPATIMTDPEMADKVYIEPITVEAISEVIATEEPDGVIAGLGGQTGLNVTAELAEEGVLEEYDVDIMGTPLDTIYATEDRDLFRQRMEELGQPVPASTTISLDEGEEVAQLTEADLRERVEDAVDAVGGLPVIARTTYTLGGSGSGVVDDMEELIDRVRKGLRLSRNSEVLITESISGWVELEYEVMRDADDSCVIICNMENLDPMGIHTGESTVVTPSQVIPDDGHQEMRDAALEVIRDLGIQGGCNIQFAWHDDGTPGGEYRVVEVNPRVSRSSALASKATGYPIARVTAKVALGKRLHEITNEITGETTAAFEPAIDYVVTKVPRWPIDKFDDTDFTLSTAMKSTGEAMAIGRTFEESLLKALRSSDYDPAVDFGDLEEEELREEYLVRPSPDRPYAMFEAFERGFSVEEVVEATGIYEWYVERFARIVEASKEVVDGEFTPAATAGFTNAEISALAGNVFEDSSLTWLPETRGAWRTAEATEAAAAGAAGIETTDDGVPVSAARAGVGQVEANVPGRTYKQVDTCAGEFQASTPYYYSSRKPEWFSGPYEGEAAGGELRVDRDAESVVVVGGGPIRIGQGVEFDYCSVHAVRALREQGIEAHVVNNNPETVSTDYDTSDGLFFEPITAEEVADVIEATAADGVMIQFGGQTSVDIGEPLRDELERRGVDCDIMGTSVEAMDLAEDRDRFNRLMDERGIAQPEGGSATSEAEALDLARELGYPVLVRPSYVLGGRAMRVVDDDAELKEYIEEAVRVSPDKPILVDEFLADAIELDVDAVSDGEDVLVGGVMEHVEAAGVHSGDSACVIPPRSLDAETMTRVREVTEEIADALDTVGLMNVQLAVRDGEVYVLEANPRSSRTVPFVSKATGVPIAKLAARVMAGESLADMDVDEAVPEHFSVKEVVLPFDRLPNSDPRLGPEMKSTGEVMGTASDFGVAYGKALDAAGQRLPDGGTVALETVGDTLPLKGAEEYEHLRAGLEEYYDIEPIGDIEGALRRGDVDLLISDEVDALRAAVTEEVAYLSTTESVEASLEALASRGEDLDVLSVSERPRRLEAWGRADD, from the coding sequence ATGAGTCAGGACACCGACGGGGAGGACCGCACTATCCTCCTCATCGGCAGCGGGCCCATCCAGATCGGACAGGCGGCAGAGTTCGACTACTCCGGCGCGCAGGCGTGTCGCGCGCTGCAGGAGGAGGGCGCGCGAGTCGTCCTCGTCAACTCCAACCCGGCGACGATCATGACGGACCCGGAGATGGCGGACAAGGTGTACATCGAGCCGATCACGGTCGAGGCCATCTCCGAGGTCATCGCGACGGAGGAGCCGGACGGCGTCATCGCCGGCCTCGGCGGTCAGACCGGCCTCAACGTCACCGCCGAGCTGGCCGAGGAAGGCGTGCTCGAGGAGTACGACGTGGATATCATGGGTACGCCGCTGGACACCATCTACGCGACCGAGGACCGCGACCTGTTCCGCCAGCGGATGGAGGAGTTGGGCCAGCCGGTCCCCGCCTCGACGACCATCTCGCTCGACGAGGGCGAGGAGGTGGCCCAGTTGACCGAGGCCGACCTGCGCGAGCGCGTCGAGGACGCCGTCGACGCCGTCGGCGGGCTCCCTGTCATCGCGCGCACGACCTACACCCTCGGGGGGAGCGGGTCGGGCGTCGTCGACGACATGGAGGAGCTGATCGACCGCGTGCGGAAGGGGCTGCGTCTCTCGCGCAACTCGGAGGTGCTCATCACCGAGTCCATCTCCGGGTGGGTCGAACTGGAGTACGAGGTGATGCGCGACGCGGACGACTCCTGTGTCATCATCTGCAACATGGAGAACCTCGACCCGATGGGGATCCACACGGGCGAGTCCACCGTCGTCACGCCCTCGCAGGTCATCCCCGACGACGGCCACCAGGAGATGCGCGACGCCGCGCTCGAAGTGATCCGCGACCTCGGTATTCAGGGCGGGTGTAACATCCAGTTCGCGTGGCACGACGACGGCACCCCCGGCGGCGAGTACCGTGTCGTCGAGGTGAACCCGCGCGTCTCGCGCTCGTCGGCGCTGGCCTCGAAGGCGACGGGCTACCCCATCGCCCGCGTCACCGCGAAGGTCGCGCTCGGCAAGCGCCTCCACGAGATCACCAACGAGATCACCGGCGAGACGACCGCCGCCTTCGAGCCCGCCATCGACTACGTCGTCACGAAGGTGCCGCGCTGGCCCATCGACAAGTTCGACGACACCGACTTCACGCTCTCGACGGCGATGAAGTCGACCGGCGAGGCGATGGCGATCGGCCGGACCTTCGAGGAGAGCCTCCTGAAGGCGCTTCGCTCCTCCGACTACGACCCCGCCGTCGATTTCGGCGACCTGGAGGAAGAGGAACTGCGCGAGGAGTACCTCGTCCGTCCCAGCCCCGACCGGCCGTACGCGATGTTCGAGGCGTTCGAACGCGGCTTCTCGGTCGAGGAGGTCGTCGAGGCGACGGGCATCTACGAGTGGTACGTCGAGCGGTTCGCCCGCATCGTCGAGGCGAGCAAGGAGGTCGTCGACGGCGAGTTCACGCCCGCGGCGACCGCCGGCTTCACGAACGCGGAGATCTCGGCGCTCGCGGGCAACGTCTTCGAGGACAGCAGCCTCACGTGGCTGCCCGAGACGCGCGGCGCGTGGCGCACCGCGGAGGCGACGGAGGCGGCCGCCGCCGGCGCCGCCGGCATCGAGACCACCGACGACGGGGTCCCTGTCTCGGCCGCCCGCGCCGGGGTCGGTCAGGTCGAGGCGAACGTCCCCGGCCGGACGTACAAGCAGGTCGACACCTGCGCCGGCGAGTTCCAGGCGTCGACGCCGTACTACTACTCCTCGCGCAAGCCGGAGTGGTTCTCCGGTCCCTACGAGGGCGAGGCCGCGGGCGGTGAACTCCGTGTCGACCGCGACGCCGAGAGCGTGGTCGTCGTGGGCGGCGGTCCCATCCGCATCGGGCAGGGCGTCGAGTTCGACTACTGCTCGGTCCACGCGGTGCGCGCGCTGCGCGAACAGGGCATCGAGGCGCACGTCGTCAACAACAACCCCGAGACGGTGTCCACCGACTACGACACCTCCGACGGGCTGTTCTTCGAGCCCATCACCGCCGAGGAGGTCGCCGACGTGATCGAGGCCACCGCCGCCGACGGCGTGATGATCCAGTTCGGCGGGCAGACCTCCGTCGACATCGGCGAGCCGCTGCGCGACGAACTGGAGCGCCGCGGCGTCGACTGCGACATCATGGGTACCTCGGTCGAGGCGATGGACCTGGCGGAGGACCGCGACCGGTTCAACCGCCTCATGGACGAGCGCGGCATCGCCCAGCCTGAGGGCGGCAGCGCCACCAGCGAGGCGGAGGCGCTGGATCTCGCTCGGGAACTGGGCTACCCGGTACTGGTCCGCCCGAGCTACGTCCTCGGCGGTCGCGCGATGCGCGTCGTCGACGACGACGCGGAGCTGAAGGAGTACATCGAGGAGGCTGTCCGCGTCTCCCCGGACAAGCCGATCCTCGTCGACGAGTTCCTCGCGGACGCGATCGAACTCGACGTCGACGCCGTCTCCGACGGCGAGGACGTGCTCGTCGGCGGCGTGATGGAGCACGTCGAGGCCGCGGGCGTCCACTCGGGTGATTCCGCGTGCGTCATCCCGCCGCGCTCGCTGGACGCCGAGACGATGACGCGCGTTCGCGAGGTGACCGAGGAGATCGCCGACGCGCTCGATACGGTCGGTCTCATGAACGTCCAACTGGCCGTCCGTGACGGCGAGGTGTACGTGCTGGAGGCGAACCCGCGCTCCTCGCGCACGGTCCCGTTCGTCTCGAAGGCGACGGGCGTCCCGATCGCGAAGCTCGCCGCGCGCGTGATGGCCGGCGAGTCGCTGGCCGACATGGACGTCGACGAGGCCGTCCCCGAGCACTTCTCCGTGAAGGAGGTCGTCCTCCCGTTCGACCGTCTGCCGAACTCGGACCCGCGCCTCGGTCCCGAGATGAAGTCGACGGGCGAGGTGATGGGCACGGCGAGTGACTTCGGCGTCGCCTACGGGAAGGCGCTCGACGCCGCCGGCCAGCGGCTCCCCGACGGCGGCACGGTCGCCCTCGAGACAGTCGGCGACACGCTCCCGCTGAAGGGGGCCGAGGAGTACGAGCACCTTCGCGCGGGGCTGGAGGAGTACTACGATATCGAGCCCATCGGCGACATCGAGGGGGCGCTGCGCCGCGGCGACGTTGACCTGCTGATCTCCGACGAGGTCGACGCGCTGCGCGCGGCCGTCACCGAGGAAGTCGCGTACCTCTCGACGACCGAGTCCGTCGAGGCGTCGCTGGAGGCGCTCGCCTCCCGCGGCGAGGACCTCGACGTGCTCTCGGTCTCGGAGCGCCCCCGTCGCTTGGAGGCGTGGGGACGCGCGGACGACTGA